The Argopecten irradians isolate NY chromosome 6, Ai_NY, whole genome shotgun sequence genome has a window encoding:
- the LOC138325116 gene encoding large ribosomal subunit protein mL64-like, with protein sequence MAASMVRCWISSNNSKIGNRLFLFYRNGNTNRSCSTSQTPKDTTDDMHTENASEDSYLAEVEDRSLEDELERIRDVSRLTPRLKQRLRKERPSIDRDFKLTKSYSRKMFGKMGSASGVNPQILWPTLAELKDKIEFERQFEPTFEANMKKVQMWDETREKRLQTRLQKVDEAMAKMPKLLKQYHQKIEAEKRQVAAEEEKLAQLSREAEEIYGPMKKTDFRLKDFVTTRLKEERRAERQAKQEEKELKRKKIAEAKAAEKETAAQGKETEKTATV encoded by the exons ATGGCCGCCTCCATGGTACGGTGTTGGATCTCTTCGAACAATTCTAAAATTGGCAATAGGCTGTTCTTATTTTATAGAAATGGAAATACAAATAGAAGCTGTTCAACTTCACAAACACCTAAAGATACAACAGATGATATGCATACAGAAAATGCATCAGAAGACAGTTATTTAGCCGAGGTCGAAGATAGATCTCTGGAGGACGAACTGGAACGTATCAGAGATGTGTCTCGACTAACACCGAGATTAAAACAGAGACTTCGTAAAGAACGGCCTTCCATCGACAGGGATTTTAAACTGACCAAAAGCTATAGTAGGAAAATGTTTGGTAAAATGGGAAGTGCATCTGGTGTAAACCCACAAATTCTGTGGCCAACTTTGGCAGAATTGAAGGACAAAATAGAATTTGAGAGACAATTTGAACCAACTTTTGAAGCTAATATGAAAAAGGTACAGATGTGGGACGAAACACGAGAAAAAAGACTACAAACAAG ACTACAGAAAGTTGATGAAGCCATGGCCAAGATGCCTAAACTCTTAAAGCAGTACCATCAGAAGATAGAGGCTGAAAAGAGACAAGTTGCTGCAGAGGAAGAAAAACTTGCTCAGCTAAGTCGAGAGGCAGAAGAAATATACGGTCCAATGAAGAAGACTGACTTCCGTTTAAAAGACTTTGTCACAACCAGACTGAAAGAGGAAAGAAGAGCAGAAAGACAGGCAAAGCAGGAGGAAAAAGAGTTAAAGAGAAAGAAAATAGCTGAAGCGAAAGCTGCAGAGAAAGAAACAGCAGCACAAGGAAAAGAAACTGAAAAGACTGCTACAGTTTAG